The proteins below come from a single Garra rufa chromosome 3, GarRuf1.0, whole genome shotgun sequence genomic window:
- the rpl13 gene encoding large ribosomal subunit protein eL13 produces MAPSRNGMILNPHFHKDWQKRVRTWFNQPARKLRRRKARQAKARRIAPRPISGPLRPEVRCPTIRYHSKVRAGRGFTLEELKAAGINKKVARTIGIAVDPRRRNRSTESLQANVQRLKTYRSKLILFPRKATAPKKGDSTEEELKMATQLTGPVMPIKNVHKKEKARVISEDEKKYNAFATLRMARASARLFGIHAKKAKEAAEQDPEKKK; encoded by the exons ATGGCTCCCAGCCGGAATGGCATGATTTTGAACCCTCACTTTCATAAAGACTGGCAGAAGAGAGTGCGCACCTGGTTCAACCAGCCTGCCAGAAAGCTCCGCAG ACGTAAGGCCCGCCAAGCAAAGGCACGTCGTATTGCTCCAAGACCAATTTCTGGACCTCTTCGACCAGAAGTCAGGTGTCCAACTATCCGGTATCACAGCAAGGTCCGTGCCGGACGTGGATTCACCCTGGAGGAGTTGAAG GCAGCGGGAATCAACAAAAAGGTGGCCCGTACCATCGGCATCGCAGTTGACCCTCGCCGGCGTAACCGATCCACAGAGTCTCTGCAGGCCAATGTTCAAAGGCTGAAGACGTACCGCTCCAAACTCATCCTCTTCCCCAGGAAGGCTACTGCACCCAAGAAGGGAGACAGCACT GAGGAGGAGCTCAAGATGGCTACACAGCTTACTGGACCCGTCATGCCCATCAAAAAT GTGCACAAGAAAGAGAAGGCCCGCGTGATCTCAGAGGACGAGAAGAAATACAACGCCTTTGCCACCCTGCGTATGGCCCGTGCCAGTGCTCGTCTGTTCGGCATCCATGCCAAGAAGGCAAAGGAGGCCGCAGAGCAGGATCCCGAAAAGAAGAAATAA